One window from the genome of Oreochromis niloticus isolate F11D_XX linkage group LG20, O_niloticus_UMD_NMBU, whole genome shotgun sequence encodes:
- the tnnc1a gene encoding troponin C type 1a (slow), with translation MNDIYKAAVEQLTDEQKNEFKAAFDIFVQDAEDGCISTKELGKVMRMLGQNPTPEELQEMIDEVDEDGSGTVDFDEFLVMMVRCMKDDSKGKSEEELAELFRMFDKNTDGYIDLDELKMMLESTGEAITEDDIEELMKDGDKNNDGKIDYDEFLEFMKGVE, from the exons ATGAACGACATCTACAAGGCAGCG GTtgagcagctgacagatgaaCAGAAAAATG AGTTTAAGGCCGCCTTTGACATCTTCGTACAGGATGCAGAGGACGGCTGCATCAGCACCAAAGAGCTGGGGAAGGTAATGAGGATGTTAGGTCAGAACCCCACACCGGAGGAGCTGCAGGAGATGATTGACGAGGTGGATGAAGATG GGAGTGGCACGGTGGACTTTGATGAGTTCTTAGTCATGATGGTGAGATGCATGAAGGACGACAGCAAAGGGAAGTCAGAAGAAGAACTGGCAGAGCTGTTTCGGATGTTTGACAA AAACACGGATGGTTATATTGACTTGGATGAGCTGAAAATGATGCTGGAGTCCACGGGAGAGGCCATTACAGAGGACGACATCGAGGAATTGATGAAGGATGGGGACAAAAATAACGACGGCAAAATTGACTACGACG AGTTCTTGGAGTTCATGAAAGGAGTGGAGTAA